A window of the Miscanthus floridulus cultivar M001 chromosome 14, ASM1932011v1, whole genome shotgun sequence genome harbors these coding sequences:
- the LOC136503692 gene encoding uncharacterized protein yields MVYGDSALVINQLNKDWSCSSEKMDAYCAKIRKLEGKFYGIEYHHVVRDQNQLADHLSKPGSSRAAILLGVFIQDLLAPSIKEDKEVEEVPPTEQLVLAVPSPVADWREQFIKYLTSVKVLVDKTETERLVRRSKLYMLVDGSLMTKSAKEGILQKCINQEEGAKLLLEIHSGSYGNHVASRTLVGKAF; encoded by the coding sequence ATGGTGTACGGGGACTCCGCATTGGTTATCaatcagctcaacaaagactggtcttgttccagcgagaagatggacgcttactgcgctaaaatcagaaagcttgaaggaaaattctatggtatcgagtatcaccacgtggtacgtgaccaaaatcaactcgccgaccacttatccaagcCTGGTTCTTCTCGCGCCGCGATCCTGCTGGGGGTTTTTattcaagatctcctggcgccatccatcaaggaagataaggaagttgaagaagttccccctaccgagcagttggtacttgcggtaccttcgccggtcgccgattggagggaacaattcatcaagtacctcaccagcgtcaAAGTACTCgtcgacaagactgaaactgaacgTCTAGTACGTCGAAGCAAGCTTTACATGCTGGTGGACGGCAGCTTGATGacgaaaagtgccaaggaagggatactgcagaaatgcatcaacCAAGAGGAGGGAGCGAAGctgcttcttgaaattcactctggttcctacggcaaccatgtggcctcgagaacatTGGTTGGAAAGGCTTTCTGA